The Octadecabacter arcticus 238 genome contains a region encoding:
- a CDS encoding IS4 family transposase → MITKALTTRKKRLSPHLELSNSRLETMCLLIMGMVNARTVNLSHLACEFPTDSKVESTYRRLQRFFQHVDLGSDWAAPLLVEMIGSGPTWHLCLDRTNWKISQRHVNFLVLALVTRRHRIPLMWSVLGRAGNSDTAQRIALMKRYLSVFEVSTIKFLLADREFIGAQWLDFLHKNNVPFVIRIKANQLVTTQDGKTQNLSTLLRTCRGKRNFDARFGGNNLGEATWFSFAAKRIKGGELLIVVSNRPAHRALATYKKRWAIESLFGDTKARGFNLEDTRLTISQKLELLLGLVALAVAWASKTATKLIGGGKMKRKKHGYFAKSFFRIGFDQLRKLLRSDPNAAVSPWLLIPPIITRVV, encoded by the coding sequence CCTTGAAACGATGTGCCTCTTGATCATGGGAATGGTGAATGCCCGGACGGTAAATTTGAGCCATCTGGCCTGTGAGTTTCCTACCGATAGCAAGGTTGAAAGCACCTACCGTCGCCTACAACGCTTTTTCCAGCATGTTGATCTTGGCTCGGATTGGGCGGCCCCCTTGCTTGTTGAAATGATTGGTTCTGGCCCCACCTGGCATTTATGCTTGGACCGAACAAATTGGAAAATTAGCCAACGCCATGTCAACTTCTTGGTCTTAGCCCTTGTCACACGCCGCCACCGTATTCCGTTGATGTGGAGCGTTTTGGGGCGTGCAGGGAACAGCGATACTGCTCAGCGCATTGCCTTGATGAAACGTTATCTGTCGGTGTTTGAGGTCTCCACCATCAAGTTCTTGTTAGCGGACCGGGAATTCATTGGAGCACAATGGTTGGATTTTCTTCATAAAAACAACGTCCCATTTGTCATCCGTATCAAAGCAAACCAACTTGTGACCACACAGGACGGGAAAACGCAAAATCTAAGCACCTTGTTGCGCACCTGTCGCGGTAAGCGCAACTTTGATGCCCGATTTGGAGGCAACAATTTGGGGGAGGCCACGTGGTTTAGCTTTGCTGCAAAGCGCATCAAGGGGGGTGAGCTTTTGATCGTCGTCTCTAATCGGCCCGCACATCGGGCCCTCGCCACCTACAAGAAAAGATGGGCCATTGAGAGCCTCTTTGGCGACACAAAGGCACGCGGCTTCAATCTTGAAGACACACGACTAACCATCTCCCAAAAACTTGAGCTTCTTTTAGGTCTCGTTGCGCTCGCGGTTGCATGGGCATCTAAAACCGCCACAAAGCTTATTGGAGGCGGGAAAATGAAGCGGAAAAAACACGGATATTTTGCAAAGTCATTCTTTCGAATTGGCTTCGATCAGCTCCGTAAACTGCTCAGGTCAGACCCAAACGCCGCTGTCTCACCGTGGCTACTAATTCCACCCATAATCACAAGAGTCGTGTAG